Proteins encoded together in one Onychomys torridus chromosome 1, mOncTor1.1, whole genome shotgun sequence window:
- the LOC118579809 gene encoding tetraspanin-7-like, translating into METKFVLIGLKIILLLYSLILWITGVILLAIGVWGKLTLGIYLSLIARNSIDVPTVLIGTGTMIVSFGLFGCFAACRGVLWMLKLYALLLSLVFVAELVASISAPLFHHEIKDSFLKIYTNAVQNYNGKDEKSQAVDQVQNSLVCCGVKNYTDWKTSPYFLDHGIPHSCCKDQSDCNPQDLHNLTIAATKVNQRGCYNLMMGFLERNMGVVIGVLFAATFYQLIGIRLSCCLSRYIMAHQYEMM; encoded by the coding sequence ATGGAAACCAAATTTGTGCTAATTGGTCTCAAAATCATCCTCCTCCTCTACTCCCTTATCCTTTGGATCACCGGGGTGATCCTGTTGGCTATTGGAGTCTGGGGAAAGCTTACTCTGGGCATCTACTTATCTCTTATTGCCAGGAACTCCATAGATGTTCCCACGGTACTCATCGGAACTGGCACTATGATTGTAAGTTTTGGTCTATTTGGATGCTTTGCTGCATGCCGAGGTGTCCTGTGGATGCTGAAGCTGTACGCCCTGCTTCTGTCACTGGTGTTCGTGGCTGAGCTTGTTGCTAGCATTTCAGCACCTCTGTTTCACCATGAGATCAAGGACAGCTTCTTGAAGATTTACACCAACGCTGTGCAGAATTATAATGGCAAAGATGAGAAGAGCCAGGCGGTGGACCAGGTGCAGAACAGTCTGGTCTGCTGTGGGGTGAAGAACTACACTGACTGGAAAACAAGCCCTTACTTCCTGGACCATGGCATCCCCCACAGTTGCTGTAAGGATCAAAGTGATTGTAATCCTCAGGATCTACACAACCTGACCATAGCTGCGACCAAAGTTAACCAGAGGGGCTGCTATAATCTGATGATGGGTTTCTTGGAGAGAAACATGGGGGTTGTCATTGGAGTGCTCTTTGCAGCCACATTCTACCAGTTGATTGGCATAAGGCTATCCTGTTGTCTGTCCCGGTACATCATGGCCCATCAGTATGAGATGATGTGA